A stretch of Henckelia pumila isolate YLH828 chromosome 4, ASM3356847v2, whole genome shotgun sequence DNA encodes these proteins:
- the LOC140863498 gene encoding 4-coumarate--CoA ligase-like 9 has product MAETQPLSHNHDNGYCPRTNIYRSLRPAVPLPPLSQPLSIVDYTLSLLHSPTTPTSGALSTTHFLIDAATGRRLTYAAFLRQVSSLSSFLKSLYPSLSKNDVAFILSPPSFHVPVLYFSLLSLGITVSPSSPLSSPSELVHQIELSKPAIFFATSATAQKLPPNLPLILLDSQKFLSMLEAKSSGRANDVVVNQWDHAAVLYSSGTTGKVKGVVLTHRNLMAVIAGFYYDNLYYKEKSKEEENGVYVHPVSLFTLPLFHVFGFFMLIRAASMGESLVLMEKFDFLKMLEAVEKYKVTYIPVAPPLVVAMVKSDLVAKYDLSSLQTVGSGGAPLGKEVSEEFKAKFPHVEIVQGYGMTETAGAATRTIGPEEAKRYGSAGRLAENLEAKIVDPDSGEALPPGKQGELWLRGPAIMKGYVGNQEATAATLDSEGWLKTGDLCYFDSDGFLFIVDRLKELIKYKAYQVPPAELEHLLQSIPDVADAAVIPYPDEEAGQIPMAYIVRKPDSTISAAQIMDFIATQVSPYKKIRRVAFINSIPKSPAGKILRRELVKHSLSNSSSKL; this is encoded by the exons ATGGCGGAAACTCAGCCACTCTCCCACAACCACGACAATGGCTACTGCCCCCGAACCAACATTTACCGCAGCCTCCGCCCCGCCGTACCTCTGCCGCCGctctcgcaacccctctccatCGTCGATTACACCCTCTCCCTCCTCCATTCCCCCACCACTCCCACCTCCGGCGCCCTCTCCACCACCCACTTCCTCATAGACGCCGCCACCGGCCGCCGCCTCACCTACGCCGCCTTCCTCCGCCAAGTCAGTTCCCTCTCGTCCTTCCTGAAATCCCTTTACCCTTCTCTCTCCAAGAACGACGTTGCTTTCATCCTATCGCCGCCGTCCTTCCACGTTCCGGTCCTCTACTTCTCCCTCCTCTCCTTGGGAATCACCGTTTCGCCTTCCAGTCCGCTATCTTCTCCATCGGAGCTAGTTCACCAAATCGAACTCAGTAAACCCGCCATCTTCTTCGCCACCTCCGCCACCGCCCAGAAGCTTCCGCCGAATCTGCCCTTGATCCTCCTCGATTCCCAGAAATTTCTCTCCATGCTTGAGGCGAAATCTTCCGGCAGGGCAAACGACGTCGTCGTGAATCAATGGGACCACGCGGCGGTTCTCTACTCTTCCGGCACGACGGGTAAAGTGAAAGGCGTCGTTTTAACTCACCGTAACTTGATGGCAGTGATCGCCGGATTTTATTATGACAATTTATACTATAAAGAGAAATCCAAAGAGGAAGAAAATGGTGTTTATGTTCACCCAGTCTCGTTATTCACATTGCCGTTGTTTCACGTGTTTGGGTTTTTCATGCTTATAAGGGCGGCGTCGATGGGGGAGAGCCTCGTTCTGATGGAGAAATTCGATTTCTTGAAAATGTTAGAAGCTGTGGAAAAGTACAAGGTGACGTATATCCCGGTGGCGCCGCCGCTGGTGGTGGCTATGGTGAAGTCGGATTTGGTGGCGAAGTATGACTTAAGCTCCTTGCAGACAGTGGGCTCCGGCGGAGCTCCGCTGGGGAAGGAGGTTTCCGAGGAGTTCAAGGCTAAATTCCCTCACGTGGAGATTGTCCAG GGCTATGGCATGACTGAGACTGCAGGAGCTGCAACACGAACCATAGGGCCTGAGGAGGCGAAACGTTATGGATCTGCAGGCCGTTTGGCTGAGAACTTGGAAGCCAAGATAGTCGATCCTGATTCTGGAGAGGCCTTACCTCCTGGAAAACAAGGAGAGTTATGGTTACGGGGTCCGGCAATCATGAAAG gTTACGTGGGTAATCAAGAAGCTACCGCTGCCACCTTGGATTCCGAAGGCTGGCTAAAGACTGGAGACCTGTGCTATTTTGACTCCGATGGGTTTCTCTTTATTGTTGATAGGTTAAAAGAACTGATTAAATACAAGGCATATCAG GTTCCTCCAGCTGAGTTGGAACATTTGCTTCAATCGATTCCCGATGTCGCTGATGCAGCAGTGATTCC CTATCCAGATGAAGAAGCTGGTCAGATTCCAATGGCATATATTGTGAGAAAACCTGACAGCACCATCTCTGCCGCTCAAATAATGGATTTCATTGCAACCCAG GTTTCTCCTTATAAGAAAATTCGCCGTGTTGCATTTATCAACTCGATCCCAAAATCTCCGGCAGGGAAGATCTTACGAAGGGAGTTGGTCAAGCATTCACTTTCGAACTCTTCATCTAAGCTATGA